TACTTGAAATTGATATCATTCCACAATATATTCGTAACATCGATAATTTACAATTCACTGGTGAATCCCACGATTCCTCAGGGACttcaagagaagaattgagCAAACCTTACGTTACCTCTACTAAGAACATTGTTAGAGATATCTCCATGCAAAGAAAAGCCATGTCTTTGGAGCCCTTTAAGGATCCACCAAGTTTGGAACGTTATGACATTAATGACCATTGGCAATCATCTGATAGCTTTGCCAGTgctttcaagaattttacGCAGAAACTGAACCAGAACCCGAAAAATGAACACTTTGGGGATGATTCTTCGTTATTTACACACGTCAACAAACCTCATGAACTTTTGTCGGAACTGTGGCCCTCTAGGCCAACGGCTATTCCGTCGGCGGTTACAGAATCCAACAATGAGGTAGAGGATGGATTAATCGAcactttggaaaatgattACGTCATAGTCAACTCTAGTGATACAGAAAATGATGACAAGGGTTTAGAGGAGAACGATTCTCCGCTTGCTGAAGAATATCAACAAAATCATAGTACGGTGCCAGTTCCGGATGGAGAGGTACCTGCTCCGGGTGGAGAGATACCACCGCTGTCAATGGATGTGGCGATGACCCAAAAGATGGCTAAAAAACGGAAATTCACTTTCACTCAAACTGCTACACATTCAAATGTCAAAGTACAGAAAAGAAAGCCCAAGAAAATTGGTATCAGATATGAAAGAAACGCTTACAGGTTTAAAAATCCCCCAGTTGATTATTCTTCCACTTTGCCCGGTCTAGAAGATTTAGGATTCCCCAAGCAAGATTACATAGATCCGTTCTTTGGAGATCCAAAGGATTTAAAGTCAAAACCATACGTCTATGCTGggaaaagatttgaaattggctCCACCCATTTAAGTTGCAGAATACCCATGACCTTTGAGGAAGAAAATATAGTAGAAGGTAAAGTGAGAAGTGGAAATGTCTTTCATTCCTGGAAATACTTAAGACGACCGCCCGAATTTCAAACGGTAAAACATGAGACTGAATCCATGAGAAGGACCAAATCATTTATTTCACAAATCGAACGATCATCGTTTCAGAGAAAAGCTATAATCAGGGAAAAAAACAATGCACCCGAGGAGAAGAGTAGTATCTTTTCTCCGAATACTTTGACTCACTTTAGTATGGAGATCCACGTAGAGACTGAAGGATCTAAAAAGCCTGACCCTGTCAGGAATGAAGTTAAAATGGTTGTGTGGTGTTTAGAAAAGGAATCCTTTCCCTTTGATTTAGACATCTCTCATGAAGGCATTCTCGCTGTAGTAGATCAAACCGCTGAACCTCATTTGGCAAATCATATCGTCCAAGGTGCTGGTGATGTACCAGTAGCATTTTACAAAACAGAAATGGATATGTTTGATGCATTGACAGATCTAGTTCTCTTTTTTGATACAGATATCCTATcaggttttgaaattcatgACGGATCATGGGGTTATATAATCGAGAGATGCAGAAAGCACTATGGAATTGAGATATCCGAAGACTTTTCAAGAGTCAATTCCAACTTGAAGAATAAGGCACGAGATAGATGGGGCTTCACTCATGCATCAGGGATAATGATTGCCGGAAGACATATGATAAATGTGTGGAGAAGCATGAGATCAGAGTTGAACTTAACGCAGTACagcttggaaaatttagCGTTTGAACTGTTAGATGAACGGATACCCCGTTTCTCATTCCAAGCACTCACTCAATTATGGAGGAACCGCCAACACCCTTCGAACGTAAAAACAGTAATCAATTATTGGATGACACGCGTAAGAATGAATATAAGACTTCTACAGAAACAAGATTACATCGCCAGAATAGTAGAGCAGGCGAGGTTGACaggaattgatttttaCTCAGTCTATTATAGAGGATCACAATACAAAGTCGAGTCAATTCTTTTCCGTCTTTGCAAGCAGGAagattttctttcattaTCTCCCAGTAGAAAACAGGTCAAAAACCAGCGAGCACTGGAATGCGTTCCTTTGGTCATGGAACCCGAATCTGCCTTCTACAAAAGTCCTGTTGTAGTCCTGGATTTCCAATCACTGTATCCTTCGATTATGATAGCCTATAACCTTTGCTACTCTACAATGGTTGGAAGGGTCAGAGATTTAGATTTCAAGAATGAGCTTGGTGTAACCAAATTCCCCTTTCCCAAAAATGCATTTAATACCTTAGAAGAGCACACGAGGATAACTGCCAACGGAATAGTATATGTGAAGTCATCTTACCGTAACTCCACTTTGGCTAGGATGTTAGAGGACCTTTTATATACAAGGAGGTTGGTTAAAAAAACCATGAGCGATGTGGGGtcgaaaaattcttccTTGCAGAAACTACTTAATCGCCGACAACTAGCGCTAAAGTTGATAGCTAACGTAACCTATGGGTATACATCAGCATCTTTTTCAGGTAGAATGCCATGCTCAGATTTAGCCGACACCATCGTACAAACCGGAAGAGAGATTTTAGAGAAGGCAATTGAATTTATCGAAGCCAATGAAAAATGGGGGGCTAAAGTAATATATGGCGATACTGACAGTCTTTTCATATATTTACCGGGAAAATGTCGATACGAAGCCCATAATATTGGTGAAGAGATGGCAACAGAAGTGACCAAACGCAATCGATCCCCCATATCGCTTAAGTTCGAGAAAGTTTATCATCCTAGCATACTACTTAGTAAAAAAAGATACGTCGGGTTCATGTACGAATTACCTTCGCAACTACAACCAATCTTCGATGCAAAGGGTATTGAGACGGTAAGAAGAG
The genomic region above belongs to Zygosaccharomyces rouxii strain CBS732 chromosome F complete sequence and contains:
- the REV3 gene encoding DNA-directed DNA polymerase (similar to uniprot|P14284 Saccharomyces cerevisiae YPL167C REV3 Subunit of DNA polymerase zeta which is involved in DNA repair required for mutagenesis induced by DNA damage) — protein: MSRQEPSSLDFISPVNPDWMHLQLNDYDFYTTRPSSLDTAHGNSLPMNQYSSVPVIRIYGCLPSGHQAVCHVHGIFPYIFIGYDGKKQDSSTDMNHRCAKLHRLLESKCQEFAGKNEKVPSGQPLGALSYIANVSVVKAVPFYGFHVGWSLFYKISLLNPGLVNKFSDWIRDGKMFGKRVESYETHLPYLLQFSVDFNLFGCSWMDFNQCYFREPLLNPILSLDVLLMNQDLKTILRRFYHPNSNALCKKDFPRMGNGLLEIDIIPQYIRNIDNLQFTGESHDSSGTSREELSKPYVTSTKNIVRDISMQRKAMSLEPFKDPPSLERYDINDHWQSSDSFASAFKNFTQKLNQNPKNEHFGDDSSLFTHVNKPHELLSELWPSRPTAIPSAVTESNNEVEDGLIDTLENDYVIVNSSDTENDDKGLEENDSPLAEEYQQNHSTVPVPDGEVPAPGGEIPPLSMDVAMTQKMAKKRKFTFTQTATHSNVKVQKRKPKKIGIRYERNAYRFKNPPVDYSSTLPGLEDLGFPKQDYIDPFFGDPKDLKSKPYVYAGKRFEIGSTHLSCRIPMTFEEENIVEGKVRSGNVFHSWKYLRRPPEFQTVKHETESMRRTKSFISQIERSSFQRKAIIREKNNAPEEKSSIFSPNTLTHFSMEIHVETEGSKKPDPVRNEVKMVVWCLEKESFPFDLDISHEGILAVVDQTAEPHLANHIVQGAGDVPVAFYKTEMDMFDALTDLVLFFDTDILSGFEIHDGSWGYIIERCRKHYGIEISEDFSRVNSNLKNKARDRWGFTHASGIMIAGRHMINVWRSMRSELNLTQYSLENLAFELLDERIPRFSFQALTQLWRNRQHPSNVKTVINYWMTRVRMNIRLLQKQDYIARIVEQARLTGIDFYSVYYRGSQYKVESILFRLCKQEDFLSLSPSRKQVKNQRALECVPLVMEPESAFYKSPVVVLDFQSLYPSIMIAYNLCYSTMVGRVRDLDFKNELGVTKFPFPKNAFNTLEEHTRITANGIVYVKSSYRNSTLARMLEDLLYTRRLVKKTMSDVGSKNSSLQKLLNRRQLALKLIANVTYGYTSASFSGRMPCSDLADTIVQTGREILEKAIEFIEANEKWGAKVIYGDTDSLFIYLPGKCRYEAHNIGEEMATEVTKRNRSPISLKFEKVYHPSILLSKKRYVGFMYELPSQLQPIFDAKGIETVRRDGHPAQQKIVKKCIQILFRTKDLSQVKKYVQEQFVKIHQSKVSLQDFCFARGVRLGSYKSEKTAPPGAVVATRQKEHDHRSRPQYKERVPYVVARGSVGQILRDRCISPEEFLTDETLELDSDYYIEKTLVPPLSRLFNIMGVNVAEWAFEVTRNQSSPAHREAKNIEKVILNLSCINCGNDTTTKSQLCEKCQMESLQTSGNLLERRNYREREIKTINTVCRICSYRYTQDAGEMGGQVASLCESHDCPVYFSRVKAAGYINSTVNRRIAEALNSINHW